The Anoxybacillus flavithermus genome has a segment encoding these proteins:
- a CDS encoding cytochrome C biogenesis protein CcdA, which translates to MNDINVFLAFGAGLLSFISPCCLPLYPAFLSYITGVSVDEIKKENGILQKRAILHTFFFLLGFSVIFIAIGFGTSVIGKLFVDYQDLIRQISALFIIFFGLVILGVFSPSFMMKDKRLVFRNKPSGYFGSILIGIGFAAGWTPCTGPILVSVIALAATKPSAAMLYMFAYVLGFAVPFFIMSFFISKLNWIKRYNAVIVKVGGVLMIIMGIMLFFDWMTKIIIFFTGLFGGFTGF; encoded by the coding sequence ATGAACGATATCAATGTATTTCTAGCTTTCGGAGCGGGATTACTGTCTTTTATATCCCCTTGTTGTTTACCGCTATATCCAGCTTTTTTATCTTACATTACTGGGGTATCCGTTGATGAAATAAAGAAAGAAAATGGGATTCTTCAAAAACGCGCAATACTCCATACATTCTTTTTCTTGCTCGGTTTTTCCGTCATCTTCATCGCTATTGGTTTTGGTACTTCTGTAATAGGAAAACTATTCGTTGATTACCAAGATTTAATCAGACAAATTAGTGCCTTGTTCATTATCTTTTTTGGTCTCGTCATTTTAGGTGTATTTTCACCTTCCTTTATGATGAAAGATAAACGGTTAGTTTTCCGCAACAAGCCTTCCGGTTATTTTGGCTCTATTTTAATTGGCATAGGATTCGCAGCGGGCTGGACTCCCTGCACAGGTCCAATTCTTGTATCAGTGATCGCGTTAGCAGCTACCAAACCGAGTGCAGCTATGTTATATATGTTCGCATATGTATTAGGGTTTGCTGTACCTTTTTTCATCATGTCATTTTTTATCAGCAAGTTGAATTGGATAAAAAGATATAACGCTGTCATCGTCAAAGTCGGAGGGGTTCTTATGATTATCATGGGAATTATGCTGTTTTTTGATTGGATGACAAAGATCATTATCTTTTTTACAGGTTTGTTTGGTGGGTTCACAGGTTTTTAA
- a CDS encoding cytochrome c biogenesis protein has product MLVSSLLISYVMFYYGIKILKIERNIMDLIFNSFINGVLIWKFSYVFLHPNSVLQNPMTILYFNGGYVGISIGIVFITVYTWLYVKKQNIPVASYTRAVVPVYFGYFSTFAWIRVMENSQNYFIILQAIVAICFFIVASRVKIQKTLLQLLIWFHLIQFELALYKKYFVNTGIISKEVWLYGSLVIVFICISYWLERREREAALGDENKGRRNAMTQLALGVMMVSIAVASIFNNQQEEGKIKPKPIVSTSLDSGKIGTNKGEVAPDFELRSITGDKIKLSDLRGKTVILNFWATWCPPCRAEMPEMQKFYENNKNNNVEILAVNLTNSERGPDAVNDFVKNKGVTFKVVLDEQGEIGNLYGAITIPTSYIIDKNGVIRDKYIGPMSYETMDRMISNIQ; this is encoded by the coding sequence TTGCTCGTAAGCAGCTTACTGATTAGCTATGTTATGTTTTATTACGGCATTAAGATATTAAAAATAGAACGAAACATCATGGATTTAATTTTTAACAGTTTTATTAACGGTGTACTCATTTGGAAATTTAGTTATGTCTTTTTACATCCGAATTCAGTTTTACAAAATCCGATGACAATCCTTTATTTTAACGGGGGATATGTTGGCATTAGTATAGGGATTGTTTTTATCACGGTCTATACTTGGTTATACGTAAAAAAGCAGAATATTCCTGTGGCTTCTTACACACGAGCAGTAGTTCCGGTATATTTTGGCTATTTTAGTACTTTTGCATGGATTCGAGTAATGGAAAATTCCCAAAATTATTTCATCATTTTGCAAGCAATAGTAGCGATTTGTTTTTTTATAGTAGCATCACGAGTCAAAATTCAAAAAACTTTATTGCAACTTCTTATATGGTTCCATCTCATTCAATTCGAACTAGCCCTGTATAAAAAATATTTTGTAAATACAGGAATCATATCAAAAGAAGTATGGTTGTATGGCTCTCTCGTTATCGTTTTTATATGTATTTCATATTGGTTAGAGAGGCGAGAAAGAGAAGCGGCTCTTGGGGACGAGAACAAGGGGCGGAGAAACGCAATGACCCAACTCGCTTTAGGTGTGATGATGGTAAGTATTGCTGTAGCTTCTATTTTTAACAATCAACAGGAAGAAGGAAAGATCAAACCAAAGCCGATCGTGTCTACTTCATTGGATTCGGGAAAAATCGGCACGAATAAAGGAGAAGTTGCCCCGGATTTTGAATTACGTTCAATTACAGGGGATAAAATAAAATTGTCTGATTTGCGTGGAAAAACGGTGATATTGAATTTTTGGGCTACTTGGTGTCCGCCTTGTAGAGCTGAAATGCCAGAAATGCAAAAGTTCTACGAAAACAATAAAAATAACAATGTAGAAATTTTAGCAGTCAACTTAACGAATAGCGAAAGAGGTCCTGATGCGGTGAACGATTTTGTGAAAAATAAGGGAGTGACATTTAAAGTTGTGCTTGATGAGCAAGGGGAAATTGGAAATCTATACGGTGCAATAACGATCCCCACTTCGTATATCATCGATAAAAACGGGGTTATTAGAGATAAGTATATAGGTCCTATGTCTTATGAAACGATGGATCGCATGATCTCGAATATTCAATAA
- a CDS encoding cytochrome C biosynthesis protein, whose amino-acid sequence MYSFLSQISNFLSQPFLNMANSMTAIPILSAFLLGIVGAMAPCQITSNLGAITLYSNQSLQKGMAWKELLLFIFGKIVAFSGLGLIVWLMGKEIQSTLTLYFPWLRKLVGPILILVGLYLLGLFKMYWNVTLFKVPERWRKGKIGSFFMGFGFSLAFCPTMFVLFFVTLMPLVYSTSYGVLLPSIFAVGTSVPVIFFIFILWYLGFSGTVMKKGRQVGGIVQKTAGIVMVLLGILDTITYWF is encoded by the coding sequence GTGTATTCGTTCTTGAGTCAAATCAGTAACTTTCTAAGTCAACCGTTTCTTAATATGGCAAATAGCATGACAGCGATTCCTATTTTGTCAGCCTTTCTTCTTGGCATCGTAGGAGCGATGGCTCCGTGTCAAATCACTAGTAATTTAGGAGCGATCACATTATACAGTAATCAGTCTTTGCAAAAAGGAATGGCTTGGAAAGAGCTGCTTTTATTTATTTTCGGTAAAATCGTTGCTTTTTCCGGTTTAGGCTTGATTGTCTGGCTCATGGGGAAAGAGATTCAAAGTACGCTAACATTGTATTTTCCGTGGTTAAGAAAGCTCGTTGGTCCCATTCTCATTCTTGTAGGCTTATATTTGTTAGGGCTTTTTAAAATGTATTGGAACGTTACCTTGTTCAAAGTGCCTGAGAGATGGCGAAAAGGAAAAATCGGTTCGTTTTTCATGGGATTTGGCTTTTCATTAGCTTTTTGTCCAACGATGTTTGTGCTGTTTTTTGTCACTCTCATGCCTCTCGTCTATTCAACGTCTTATGGGGTACTGTTACCGAGCATCTTTGCCGTTGGAACTTCTGTACCTGTTATTTTCTTTATCTTTATCCTTTGGTACTTAGGATTTAGCGGCACTGTAATGAAAAAAGGAAGACAAGTAGGGGGGATTGTTCAGAAAACAGCCGGAATCGTGATGGTTTTACTTGGTATATTAGATACGATCACTTATTGGTTTTAA
- a CDS encoding TVP38/TMEM64 family protein: protein MEEKLITLFHTYESVAYLISIAINIVISILGIVPSVFLTAANLAVFGFWKGTFLSFVGEAVGAIVSFVLYRKGFHKLSETKWFSYPKVKRLLEAEGVEAFSLILSLRLLPFVPSGLVTFVAAIGHTSLLIFIIASSLGKLPALLLEAYSVYQVMNWTWQGKVISTLLSVFLFIFTWKKITRKKA from the coding sequence ATGGAAGAGAAGCTCATTACACTGTTTCATACATATGAAAGCGTTGCTTATCTCATTAGTATTGCAATCAATATCGTGATCAGTATTTTAGGCATTGTACCGAGCGTATTTCTCACTGCAGCTAACTTGGCGGTATTCGGTTTTTGGAAAGGCACCTTTTTATCGTTTGTAGGGGAAGCTGTTGGGGCGATTGTTTCTTTCGTTTTATATCGAAAAGGATTTCACAAACTTTCGGAAACGAAATGGTTTTCCTATCCGAAAGTGAAACGTTTGCTTGAGGCAGAAGGGGTAGAAGCCTTTTCGCTTATTTTGTCTTTGCGTCTTCTTCCTTTTGTTCCGTCGGGACTTGTGACGTTTGTGGCAGCGATCGGACACACCTCCTTACTGATCTTTATCATTGCCAGCTCGCTTGGAAAGCTGCCAGCACTTTTGTTAGAGGCATATTCGGTTTATCAAGTGATGAATTGGACATGGCAAGGGAAAGTGATATCGACACTTCTATCTGTTTTTTTATTTATATTTACTTGGAAGAAAATCACTCGAAAAAAGGCTTAA
- a CDS encoding DNA-binding response regulator, whose translation MYTILLVDDEKRMLDLLELYLAPKGYRCVKCESGVAAIRYLENNKADLVLLDVMMPEMDGWETCKQIREFSNVPIIMVTARGETTDVVQGLKIGADDYITKPFDESELLARIEAVLRRSVGKQTKLEFNGLVWDEAQHKVQYAGHDIFLTPKEFAILGLFLKNPNRVFSREQLIVTLWGYNSNTEERTIDSHVKNIREKLRQAGFPIDEFLQTVWGVGYKWGDKVKRNGREAHYTVSYI comes from the coding sequence ATGTATACGATTTTATTGGTTGATGACGAAAAACGAATGTTGGATTTATTAGAGCTGTATCTTGCACCGAAAGGGTACCGTTGTGTGAAATGCGAGTCAGGAGTAGCGGCGATCCGCTATTTGGAAAATAATAAAGCGGACCTTGTTTTGCTTGATGTGATGATGCCAGAGATGGACGGATGGGAAACGTGCAAACAAATACGAGAGTTTTCGAATGTCCCAATTATTATGGTAACAGCAAGAGGGGAAACGACAGATGTTGTCCAAGGGTTGAAAATCGGAGCAGATGATTATATTACAAAACCATTTGACGAATCTGAGCTGCTCGCTCGGATCGAGGCGGTATTGCGCCGTTCTGTAGGAAAACAAACGAAACTCGAGTTTAACGGCTTAGTTTGGGATGAAGCGCAACATAAAGTCCAATATGCTGGGCACGATATTTTTCTCACGCCAAAAGAGTTTGCCATTTTAGGACTTTTTCTCAAAAATCCAAACCGAGTATTTAGCCGAGAGCAACTCATCGTGACATTATGGGGGTATAACTCCAATACAGAAGAACGGACAATCGATTCGCATGTGAAAAATATTCGCGAAAAGCTCCGCCAAGCTGGTTTTCCAATCGATGAATTTTTGCAGACCGTTTGGGGTGTAGGATATAAATGGGGGGATAAGGTAAAAAGAAATGGAAGAGAAGCTCATTACACTGTTTCATACATATGA
- a CDS encoding two-component sensor histidine kinase gives MRKISFKLGILFFVFVLGIETVLFASLYVTLVNARINEEFEQLLARGNNHRDVLEKSYHPSTLEHVTMMESEAETDVVITNDKGKILYFSDHILPFAKRVIKKSNKNIPYGGMIVQKNWQRESYISTVSPIRIDGKIKGYVYMFQHTASIQNMIDRLKHHFLVVGILSVFLTIMTIAFLSRVITIPLIRMKQATEKLSKGDFSVRLQVKGEDELAQLGKAIQTLAKDLEYLKKERNEFLASISHELRTPLTYVKGYADIARRPTLEEEERAKYLSIIYEEAEHMQKLVKDLFELAKMDQHSFQIEKEPTPLCLFLKKVYVKMYPAFQAKNMSLVYRCDEDITVHIDRQRFEQVMMNLLDNALKYSHQGSTVSIDVRMEKKNVMIMISDEGIGIPEADLPHIFERFYRVDKSRSRTGGGTGLGLAIVKEIVEAHGGSISATSQFGKGTNMIITLPRGDDDVYDFIG, from the coding sequence GTGCGAAAAATTTCGTTTAAGTTAGGGATATTATTTTTTGTCTTTGTGTTAGGAATCGAAACGGTTTTATTTGCGTCGTTATACGTGACACTCGTTAACGCTAGAATTAATGAAGAATTTGAGCAGCTGTTAGCGAGAGGGAACAATCACCGTGATGTATTGGAAAAAAGCTATCACCCTTCTACGTTAGAACATGTCACCATGATGGAGTCGGAAGCGGAGACCGACGTCGTTATTACCAATGACAAGGGGAAGATACTATATTTTTCAGATCATATTTTACCATTTGCTAAAAGAGTAATAAAAAAATCAAATAAAAACATTCCCTATGGCGGAATGATTGTGCAAAAAAATTGGCAAAGAGAGTCGTATATTTCGACAGTAAGCCCGATTCGGATTGACGGCAAGATCAAAGGGTATGTGTACATGTTTCAGCATACGGCTTCCATTCAAAACATGATTGATAGGCTAAAACATCATTTTCTAGTCGTGGGCATTCTTTCCGTCTTTTTGACCATTATGACGATTGCTTTTTTATCAAGAGTCATTACGATTCCGCTCATTCGGATGAAACAAGCGACCGAAAAACTGAGCAAGGGGGACTTTTCTGTCCGCCTGCAAGTAAAAGGAGAAGATGAGTTGGCACAGTTAGGAAAAGCGATTCAAACATTGGCAAAGGATTTAGAATACTTAAAAAAAGAAAGAAACGAATTTCTCGCTAGTATTTCTCATGAACTTCGTACTCCGCTCACGTATGTCAAAGGATATGCGGACATTGCAAGAAGGCCAACGCTCGAGGAGGAAGAAAGAGCAAAATATTTGTCCATTATTTATGAGGAAGCAGAGCATATGCAAAAATTAGTGAAAGACTTGTTTGAGCTTGCGAAAATGGATCAACATTCGTTTCAAATCGAGAAAGAGCCAACTCCACTGTGCCTTTTTTTAAAAAAAGTATACGTGAAAATGTATCCCGCGTTTCAGGCGAAAAATATGTCGCTTGTCTACCGCTGTGATGAAGACATTACTGTCCATATTGATCGACAGCGTTTTGAGCAAGTGATGATGAATCTTTTGGACAATGCGTTAAAATATTCTCATCAAGGTTCTACCGTTTCCATTGATGTAAGAATGGAGAAAAAGAACGTGATGATCATGATTTCCGACGAAGGAATAGGAATTCCTGAAGCAGATTTGCCACATATTTTTGAACGATTTTATAGGGTGGATAAATCAAGATCGAGAACAGGTGGAGGGACGGGATTGGGCTTGGCGATTGTGAAAGAAATTGTCGAAGCGCACGGCGGTTCGATTTCCGCAACGAGCCAATTCGGAAAAGGGACAAACATGATCATTACATTGCCAAGGGGGGATGATGATGTATACGATTTTATTGGTTGA